A region from the Acidiferrobacter sp. SPIII_3 genome encodes:
- a CDS encoding type II toxin-antitoxin system HipA family toxin, with translation MTDFEVHIDLRGRKRSIGLARSHRARGAEKILFEYDSAWLQDPDRFSLEPALALTRGAFAPPAGLATFGSIGDSAPDAWGRRLMQRAERRSAEREGRAVRTLVESDYLLGVTDETRLGALRFRWVGEEVFQAPIRAGVPALVELGRFLQITERILRDEETEEDFQLIFAPGSSLGGARPKASVIDQHGHLSIAKFPKETDAYSLETWEEVALRLADRAGIVTPKHELVNVAGKAIMLSRRFDRDGTIRIPFLSAMAMIGAKDGERGNYPEIVNALAEHGAQGKTDAQALYRRVVFNVLISNVDDHLRNHGFLWRGKSGWTLSPAYDLNPVPVDLKARVLTTNIDLNEGTCSLDLLEAASEFFALTLPRARAIIKEVATVTSTWRQIAATVGARSAEINRMASAFEHNDLKRALAL, from the coding sequence ATGACTGATTTCGAGGTCCATATTGATCTGAGGGGCCGCAAGCGCTCGATTGGACTTGCGAGAAGCCATCGCGCGCGCGGCGCAGAGAAGATCCTTTTCGAATATGACAGCGCATGGCTTCAGGATCCCGACCGCTTCTCGCTGGAACCGGCCCTTGCTCTCACGCGGGGCGCCTTCGCGCCTCCTGCCGGGCTGGCCACTTTCGGTTCTATTGGAGACTCGGCACCCGATGCCTGGGGGCGACGTCTCATGCAGCGTGCTGAACGTCGCTCTGCCGAACGCGAAGGTCGGGCCGTCCGCACCCTAGTGGAAAGCGACTATCTACTGGGTGTCACCGACGAAACCCGGCTCGGCGCTCTTCGCTTCCGATGGGTCGGCGAAGAGGTCTTCCAGGCGCCGATCCGTGCCGGCGTTCCGGCTCTGGTCGAGCTTGGTCGGTTTCTGCAGATTACCGAGCGCATTCTGCGCGATGAGGAGACGGAGGAAGACTTTCAGCTCATTTTTGCCCCCGGGTCGTCCCTCGGCGGCGCGCGCCCCAAGGCTTCCGTGATCGACCAACATGGTCACCTCTCCATCGCCAAATTTCCGAAGGAGACCGACGCTTACAGCTTGGAAACGTGGGAAGAGGTCGCTCTGCGGCTGGCCGACCGGGCAGGTATCGTTACCCCGAAGCATGAACTGGTCAATGTCGCCGGCAAGGCCATCATGCTGTCGCGCCGCTTCGATCGCGACGGCACGATCCGCATTCCGTTCCTGTCGGCGATGGCGATGATAGGCGCGAAGGATGGCGAGCGCGGCAACTATCCCGAGATCGTAAATGCCCTGGCTGAGCACGGCGCTCAGGGGAAAACGGACGCTCAAGCGCTTTATCGGCGCGTCGTTTTCAACGTCTTGATCTCAAACGTCGACGATCATCTCCGCAATCACGGCTTCCTGTGGCGGGGAAAGTCCGGTTGGACTCTCTCACCGGCATACGACCTCAATCCCGTTCCGGTTGATCTCAAAGCGCGGGTGTTGACGACAAACATCGATCTCAACGAGGGCACTTGCTCGCTTGACCTGCTCGAGGCGGCGTCGGAGTTTTTCGCCCTCACACTGCCGCGGGCTCGCGCGATCATAAAAGAGGTCGCAACAGTGACCTCGACGTGGCGCCAGATCGCCGCAACCGTAGGTGCGCGCTCAGCCGAAATCAACCGCATGGCCAGCGCCTTCGAGCACAATGATCTCAAACGGGCATTGGCACTATGA
- the gatA gene encoding Asp-tRNA(Asn)/Glu-tRNA(Gln) amidotransferase subunit GatA, with the protein MTLTITKIAEDLAAGRCSSRELVDDALARIKTHATLNTFITLDEDAARRDAEAADRARSAGGAGILAGVPIAHKDIFCTAGVKTTCASRMLADFVPPYDATVVRKMKAAGCVMVGKTNMDEFAMGSSNETSYFGPVRNPWDRDRVPGGSSGGSAAAVAARLVPAATGTDTGGSIRQPAALCGITGLKPSYGRVSRYGLIAFASSLDQAGPMAQTAEDCAHLLTAMAGFDEHDATSLDVPVPDYAAELGKDLRGLRIGVVAEHFAQGVEPHVAEAVREALREYERQGARLVDVSLPNSAHAVPCYYVLAPAEASSNLARYDGVRYGYRVPEYQDLEDMYKKTRSQGFGSEVKRRIMVGTYALSAGYYDAYYVKALKLRRLIADDFTRAFEQCDILAGPVSPSTAFALGTKNTDPVSMYLNDIFTIPVNLAGLPALSLPAGFAGGLPVGLQLIGRYLDEARLLNAAHRFQQATDWHARVPAGI; encoded by the coding sequence TTGACGCTCACGATCACGAAGATTGCCGAGGATCTCGCCGCCGGCCGTTGTTCCAGCCGCGAACTCGTGGACGACGCCCTGGCACGCATCAAGACCCACGCCACGCTCAACACCTTCATCACCCTGGATGAGGACGCGGCGCGCCGCGACGCGGAGGCCGCCGATCGCGCGCGGAGCGCGGGGGGCGCGGGGATTCTCGCCGGCGTGCCGATCGCGCACAAGGACATCTTTTGTACCGCGGGTGTCAAGACGACCTGCGCCTCGCGGATGCTCGCCGATTTCGTGCCGCCTTACGACGCGACCGTGGTCCGGAAGATGAAGGCCGCCGGCTGTGTCATGGTCGGTAAGACCAATATGGACGAGTTTGCCATGGGTTCGTCCAACGAGACCTCCTATTTCGGTCCGGTCCGTAATCCGTGGGATCGCGACCGCGTGCCGGGCGGGAGCTCGGGGGGGTCGGCGGCGGCGGTCGCCGCGCGCCTTGTGCCCGCCGCCACCGGGACCGACACCGGCGGGTCCATTCGCCAGCCCGCCGCCCTCTGCGGCATCACCGGTCTCAAGCCGAGCTATGGCCGGGTCTCGCGCTATGGGTTGATCGCCTTCGCCTCCTCGCTCGATCAGGCCGGCCCCATGGCCCAGACGGCCGAGGATTGCGCCCATCTGCTGACGGCGATGGCCGGTTTCGATGAGCATGATGCCACCTCGCTCGATGTCCCGGTGCCGGACTACGCCGCTGAACTGGGCAAGGACCTGAGGGGTCTGCGTATAGGGGTCGTTGCGGAGCATTTCGCGCAGGGCGTCGAGCCTCACGTGGCGGAGGCCGTGCGCGAGGCCCTGCGCGAGTATGAGCGGCAGGGCGCGCGTTTGGTCGACGTAAGCCTCCCCAATAGCGCCCATGCCGTGCCCTGCTATTACGTGTTGGCGCCCGCCGAGGCCTCCTCGAATCTCGCGCGTTACGACGGGGTACGGTACGGCTACCGCGTCCCGGAGTACCAGGACCTCGAGGACATGTACAAAAAGACCCGCAGCCAGGGGTTCGGGTCCGAGGTCAAGCGGCGCATCATGGTCGGCACCTATGCGTTGTCGGCCGGCTACTACGACGCCTATTACGTGAAGGCCCTGAAGCTGCGGCGCCTCATCGCCGATGATTTCACCCGCGCCTTTGAACAGTGCGACATCCTCGCAGGCCCCGTGTCCCCGTCCACGGCCTTTGCCCTGGGGACCAAGAACACCGACCCCGTGTCGATGTACTTGAACGACATCTTCACCATCCCGGTCAACCTCGCGGGGTTGCCGGCGCTGTCCTTGCCGGCGGGATTTGCCGGGGGGCTGCCGGTCGGCCTGCAGCTCATAGGCCGCTATCTGGACGAGGCGCGCCTCCTGAATGCCGCGCACCGATTTCAACAGGCCACCGACTGGCACGCCCGTGTGCCGGCCGGGATCTAG
- the gatC gene encoding Asp-tRNA(Asn)/Glu-tRNA(Gln) amidotransferase subunit GatC — protein sequence MAALDAKDIEKVAHLARLGVSGAEREAYAQDLSRILDLVSHMNAVATDGVEPMTHPDAAGLRLRGDVVRQEIDRNQLMAAAPQARDGLYLVPRVIE from the coding sequence TTGGCGGCCTTGGACGCGAAAGACATCGAAAAGGTGGCGCACCTCGCCCGTCTGGGTGTGAGCGGGGCGGAACGGGAGGCCTACGCACAGGACCTGTCCCGGATACTCGATCTGGTGTCGCACATGAATGCCGTTGCCACCGACGGGGTGGAGCCCATGACCCACCCCGACGCGGCCGGCCTCAGGCTGCGCGGGGATGTGGTTCGTCAGGAAATCGACCGCAACCAGCTCATGGCCGCCGCCCCCCAGGCCCGCGATGGCCTCTATCTCGTGCCCAGGGTCATCGAGTGA
- a CDS encoding helix-turn-helix domain-containing protein — protein MPTPHSPPAAVRRALRKLGADIHDARRRRKLPMAVVAERAFTSRSTLQRVEAGDASVSIGIYAGVLQALGLLDGLVQIADISNDHVGQALASAELPKHIHLKRPIGPSGDD, from the coding sequence ATGCCTACCCCGCATAGCCCTCCAGCGGCTGTACGACGTGCTCTGCGAAAGCTTGGTGCGGATATCCATGACGCGCGACGTCGCCGTAAGCTCCCCATGGCGGTCGTGGCAGAACGCGCTTTCACGTCGCGCTCGACCCTGCAAAGGGTCGAGGCTGGTGACGCCAGCGTCAGCATCGGAATTTATGCGGGCGTTCTTCAGGCCCTCGGCCTGCTTGATGGCCTGGTCCAGATCGCCGACATCAGCAACGACCACGTAGGCCAAGCCCTCGCCAGCGCCGAGCTGCCCAAGCACATTCACCTGAAACGACCGATAGGACCGTCCGGCGATGACTGA
- a CDS encoding DUF4338 domain-containing protein has protein sequence MDDIRFCGQPLDEAQLALIVELARRYGRLSRHELALTVCELLDWRRPKGQLKSIECRALLEKLHDNGRICLPALKAGRPKGAATSTRMAWDPEPSLIDVPLEALRPVRLERVETCAQRDQWRSLVARHHYLGHRVPFGAHLRYLIKAAQENVLGCLQFSSPAWRMSARDRWIGWDDATRAARLQHTVSNSRFLVLPHVRVKNLASHVLALALRQVTTDWTAAYGVQPLLAETLVDPARFTGHCYRAAHWIDVGLTSGRGRQDRHHERHGACPKRVFLYPLVTDAREKLQKPSRPLA, from the coding sequence ATGGACGATATCCGCTTCTGCGGCCAACCGCTGGATGAGGCACAGCTTGCGCTCATCGTCGAGCTCGCCCGCCGCTATGGGCGCTTAAGCCGCCATGAGCTTGCGCTGACGGTATGCGAACTCCTGGATTGGCGCCGCCCCAAGGGCCAACTGAAATCCATCGAATGCCGGGCGCTACTCGAGAAGTTGCATGACAACGGCCGCATCTGCCTGCCGGCACTCAAGGCGGGCCGCCCCAAAGGCGCCGCTACGTCCACGCGCATGGCCTGGGACCCGGAACCGTCCCTCATCGATGTTCCGCTCGAAGCGCTCAGGCCCGTTCGTCTCGAGCGCGTGGAGACATGCGCCCAACGCGATCAGTGGCGAAGCCTGGTCGCGCGTCATCATTACCTCGGCCACCGCGTGCCCTTTGGCGCTCATCTGCGCTACCTGATCAAGGCCGCCCAGGAAAACGTGCTGGGCTGCCTCCAGTTCTCCTCGCCCGCCTGGCGCATGAGCGCGCGGGATCGGTGGATCGGGTGGGACGACGCCACCCGGGCCGCGCGCCTGCAGCACACCGTGTCAAACTCGCGCTTCCTGGTCCTGCCCCACGTGCGCGTCAAGAACCTGGCCTCCCATGTGCTGGCGCTTGCCCTGCGACAGGTCACCACCGATTGGACGGCCGCCTACGGCGTCCAGCCCCTGTTGGCCGAGACCCTCGTCGATCCCGCCCGCTTTACCGGACATTGCTATCGGGCCGCCCACTGGATCGACGTCGGTCTCACCTCCGGCCGCGGCCGCCAAGACCGCCACCATGAACGCCATGGCGCATGTCCCAAGCGCGTCTTCCTCTATCCCCTCGTAACCGACGCGCGCGAAAAACTCCAAAAGCCTTCAAGGCCCCTAGCGTAA
- a CDS encoding rod shape-determining protein: MFGRLRSYFSNDLAIDLGTANTLIYVRDKGIILNEPSVVAIRQEFGSRGGRNILAVGMEAKRMLGRTPGSIQAIRPMKDGVIADFTVTGEMLKYFIRKVHERRIFQPSPRIVICVPCGSTQVERRAIRESAQKAGASEVYLIEEPMAAAIGADLPIAEPTGSMVLDIGGGTSEVGVISLGGLVYSTSLRIAGDKMDEAIISYVRRKYGLLIGEATAEKIKKDIGTAWQNSEVRQMEVKGRHIADGVPRSLVLNSKEVHLALSEGLAGIVAAIRLALEQTPPELGADIAEKGLVVTGGGALLRDIDRMLMEETGLPIVITDDPLTCVARGCGRALQEMEVLGDVFAYE, translated from the coding sequence ATGTTTGGACGGCTCCGATCCTACTTCTCCAACGACCTTGCCATAGACCTCGGCACCGCCAACACCCTCATCTATGTCCGTGACAAGGGCATCATCCTGAACGAGCCGTCGGTGGTCGCCATCAGGCAGGAATTCGGGTCGCGGGGCGGGCGGAATATTCTCGCGGTCGGCATGGAGGCCAAACGCATGTTGGGCCGTACACCCGGCAGCATTCAGGCCATCCGTCCCATGAAAGACGGCGTCATCGCGGACTTCACCGTGACCGGCGAGATGCTCAAATACTTCATACGCAAGGTCCATGAACGGCGCATCTTCCAGCCGAGCCCGCGCATCGTCATCTGTGTCCCTTGTGGATCCACCCAGGTCGAGCGGCGGGCGATCCGGGAATCGGCGCAAAAGGCCGGCGCGAGCGAGGTCTATCTGATCGAGGAACCGATGGCGGCGGCCATAGGCGCGGATCTGCCGATTGCCGAGCCGACCGGCTCCATGGTGCTCGACATAGGGGGAGGAACCAGCGAGGTCGGTGTCATATCGCTCGGTGGCCTTGTCTATTCGACGTCGCTGCGTATCGCCGGCGACAAGATGGACGAGGCGATCATAAGCTACGTACGTCGCAAATACGGCCTGCTGATCGGCGAGGCGACCGCCGAGAAGATCAAGAAGGACATAGGGACCGCCTGGCAAAACAGTGAGGTCCGGCAGATGGAGGTCAAGGGGCGCCATATCGCCGACGGCGTGCCTCGTAGCCTGGTCCTAAACAGCAAGGAGGTCCATCTCGCGTTGAGCGAGGGTCTGGCGGGCATCGTCGCCGCCATCCGGCTGGCGCTGGAACAGACCCCCCCGGAACTGGGTGCCGACATCGCCGAGAAGGGGCTCGTGGTCACGGGCGGCGGCGCGCTCCTTCGCGACATCGACCGCATGTTGATGGAGGAGACCGGACTACCGATCGTGATCACCGATGATCCCTTGACCTGCGTTGCCCGCGGCTGTGGTCGCGCCTTGCAGGAAATGGAGGTCCTGGGGGACGTATTCGCGTACGAGTAA
- the mrdA gene encoding penicillin-binding protein 2 yields the protein MRIIPLKNDSQELRLFESRIWVAAVLGTLLVSGLLARLGYLQIVKHRYYATLAQDNRVSPVPIAPARGLILDRNGVVLADDFPVFTLQVTPDRVPNMDRLLAKLRPLVALNAQDIRGFRRRLAQHKPFQSVTLRAHLSEAEAARVAVNLTRLSGATLHAQLRRYYPLGGLATAAIGYVSRITQAELHGHDAERYVGYRDIGQMGVEKSYQKDLMGRIGYKDVEMDARGRPVKVLKRILPHAGHNLYLNIDAQMQAIGEQMLNNRPGTVVALNPRTGAVLTFISSPIYDPNPFVEGIREKAYKALATNPDGPLDNRALNGLYPPGSTIKPFYAYAALQTRWFHPHKHITCPGYYHLPHSAHLFHCWKPLGMGRVDLKEAIEQSCDVYFYRLAFKQGINRMTRYLTDFGFGHRTGIDLPGEYRGLVPTKAWIKASGRPWYPGQTVITGIGQGPLLVTPLQLADAVAAIANHGIRMRPEVVRGIVNPVTHRVRFRKPHAYPAVPRHRKNSLKRLIRDMTQVVEGPHGTARGIAYGLPYKVAGKTGTAQLWSAAPGFKGKHIRSDALFIAFAPVSHPRIAIAVVVEHAGFGALAAAPIARALMNFYLLGHVHARPQNQLRPQIAQARISP from the coding sequence ATGCGCATCATTCCTCTCAAAAACGACTCCCAGGAACTGCGGTTATTCGAATCGCGCATATGGGTTGCCGCGGTTCTCGGGACACTGCTCGTCTCCGGTCTGCTCGCGCGCCTAGGCTATCTGCAGATCGTCAAGCACCGCTACTATGCCACCCTGGCGCAGGACAATCGCGTAAGCCCGGTACCGATCGCCCCGGCCCGCGGGCTCATCCTGGACCGCAACGGCGTGGTTCTTGCCGACGACTTCCCGGTCTTTACGCTCCAGGTGACGCCCGATCGCGTCCCGAACATGGACCGGCTACTCGCCAAGCTAAGGCCGCTCGTGGCATTGAACGCGCAGGATATCCGCGGGTTTCGCAGGCGTCTCGCGCAACACAAACCGTTTCAAAGCGTCACGCTGCGCGCCCACTTGAGCGAGGCCGAGGCGGCGCGCGTGGCGGTAAACCTCACCCGCCTGAGCGGCGCGACCTTGCATGCCCAGCTGCGCCGCTATTATCCTCTCGGCGGCCTGGCCACCGCCGCCATAGGGTATGTGAGCCGCATCACCCAGGCCGAACTGCATGGGCACGATGCCGAGCGCTATGTCGGCTATCGCGACATCGGTCAGATGGGGGTCGAGAAGAGCTATCAGAAGGATCTGATGGGGCGTATAGGGTACAAGGATGTCGAGATGGACGCGCGCGGGCGGCCGGTCAAGGTGCTAAAGCGCATACTGCCGCACGCCGGCCACAACCTCTACCTGAACATAGACGCCCAGATGCAGGCGATCGGCGAGCAGATGCTCAATAACCGGCCGGGCACCGTGGTCGCCCTGAATCCCCGCACCGGCGCGGTCCTTACGTTCATAAGCAGCCCCATCTATGATCCCAACCCGTTTGTCGAGGGCATACGCGAGAAGGCCTACAAGGCGCTTGCGACCAACCCCGATGGCCCCCTGGACAACCGCGCGTTGAACGGCCTGTACCCGCCAGGCTCCACCATAAAGCCATTCTACGCCTACGCCGCCCTGCAGACCCGGTGGTTCCATCCGCACAAGCACATCACATGTCCCGGCTATTATCACCTGCCCCATAGCGCGCACCTGTTCCACTGCTGGAAACCGCTCGGCATGGGCCGCGTGGACTTGAAAGAGGCCATAGAGCAGTCCTGCGACGTATACTTTTACCGTCTGGCCTTCAAGCAGGGCATCAACCGCATGACCCGCTACCTCACCGATTTCGGGTTCGGACACCGGACGGGCATCGATCTCCCTGGCGAATACCGGGGGCTCGTGCCCACCAAGGCCTGGATCAAGGCCAGCGGCAGACCCTGGTATCCGGGACAGACAGTCATCACCGGTATCGGTCAGGGTCCCTTGCTGGTCACGCCGCTGCAACTCGCCGACGCGGTGGCGGCCATTGCCAATCATGGCATCCGCATGCGTCCGGAGGTGGTACGCGGGATCGTGAACCCGGTCACCCACCGTGTTCGCTTCCGCAAACCCCACGCCTATCCGGCCGTGCCCCGGCACCGCAAGAACAGCCTGAAGCGATTGATCCGGGACATGACGCAGGTGGTCGAGGGCCCGCACGGGACCGCGCGGGGCATCGCCTACGGCCTCCCGTACAAGGTCGCCGGCAAGACCGGGACGGCCCAACTCTGGAGTGCGGCGCCCGGCTTCAAGGGGAAACATATCCGCTCCGATGCGCTGTTCATCGCCTTCGCGCCGGTGAGCCATCCGCGCATCGCGATCGCGGTGGTCGTCGAACACGCGGGCTTTGGGGCACTGGCCGCGGCCCCGATCGCGCGCGCGCTCATGAACTTCTACCTCCTGGGCCATGTCCATGCGCGGCCGCAGAATCAATTGCGACCGCAGATCGCGCAGGCAAGGATCAGTCCATGA
- the gatB gene encoding Asp-tRNA(Asn)/Glu-tRNA(Gln) amidotransferase subunit GatB yields MEWETVIGLEVHAQLKTRSKIFSASPTAYGAAPNTQANVVDAAFPGVLPVLNGEAVRMAARFGLAVGATVHRRSVFARKNYFYPDLPKGYQISQYEHPIVERGRLVITTPTGEKTVGITRAHLEEDAGKSLHEDMGGFTGIDLNRAGTPLLEIVSEPDMRSAAEAVAYLKTLHTLVRYLDICDGNMQEGSFRCDANVSVRPLGQARLGTRAELKNINSFRFVERAIDYEVRRQIALISSGGQVRQETRLYDSVRDETRSMRSKEEANDYRYFPDPDLPALVLTEAFLAEVRDAMPELPDAKRERFGAQYGLSAYDAGVLTASRELARYYEDAVAAAGVEPKLVANWVSGELAARLNEDGLDIVDSRVGAVALAGLLRRIADGTVSGKAAKDVFEAMWAGEGDADTVIAARGLRQISDDSAIEEVVRQVIAANPKQLAQYRAGEEKVFTFFVGQTMKASRGKANPAKVNEILKRLLAP; encoded by the coding sequence ATGGAGTGGGAGACGGTCATCGGCCTCGAGGTGCACGCCCAGCTTAAGACGCGGAGCAAGATCTTTTCGGCATCGCCGACCGCTTATGGCGCCGCGCCCAATACACAGGCCAATGTCGTGGATGCGGCGTTCCCCGGGGTCCTGCCGGTCTTGAACGGCGAGGCGGTGCGCATGGCCGCCCGGTTTGGGCTTGCCGTCGGCGCGACCGTGCACAGGCGTTCGGTGTTCGCGCGCAAGAACTACTTCTATCCGGATCTCCCCAAGGGCTACCAGATCAGCCAGTACGAACACCCGATCGTCGAGCGCGGGCGGCTTGTGATAACGACGCCGACCGGCGAGAAGACCGTCGGCATCACCCGCGCGCACCTCGAGGAGGATGCCGGCAAGTCATTGCACGAGGACATGGGCGGCTTTACCGGTATCGACCTCAATCGCGCCGGTACCCCGCTTCTGGAGATCGTCTCCGAGCCGGATATGCGCTCGGCGGCCGAGGCGGTGGCCTACCTGAAGACCCTTCACACCCTGGTCCGCTATCTCGATATCTGCGATGGCAACATGCAGGAGGGCTCGTTCCGCTGCGATGCGAATGTGTCGGTCCGCCCCTTGGGGCAGGCGCGGCTTGGCACGCGCGCCGAACTGAAGAACATCAACTCCTTTCGGTTCGTGGAGCGTGCCATCGATTACGAGGTGCGCCGCCAGATCGCCCTGATCTCCTCCGGCGGCCAAGTGCGCCAGGAGACCCGCCTCTATGACTCGGTGCGCGACGAGACGCGCTCGATGCGCAGCAAGGAAGAGGCCAACGATTACCGATACTTTCCCGATCCGGACCTTCCGGCGCTTGTCTTGACCGAGGCCTTTCTGGCCGAGGTGAGAGACGCCATGCCCGAGCTGCCGGACGCCAAGCGGGAGCGGTTCGGCGCCCAGTATGGCCTGTCGGCCTACGATGCCGGGGTGCTGACGGCCAGCCGGGAACTCGCGCGGTATTACGAGGACGCGGTCGCGGCGGCCGGGGTCGAGCCCAAGCTTGTCGCCAACTGGGTGAGCGGCGAGCTCGCCGCGCGCCTCAATGAGGATGGGCTCGATATCGTCGATTCGCGGGTCGGGGCCGTGGCCCTGGCGGGCCTCTTGCGCCGTATTGCCGACGGCACGGTGTCGGGGAAGGCCGCGAAAGACGTCTTCGAGGCCATGTGGGCGGGCGAGGGCGATGCCGATACCGTCATCGCCGCGCGCGGCCTGCGTCAGATCTCGGACGACTCCGCCATCGAGGAGGTCGTAAGGCAGGTCATCGCGGCCAACCCGAAACAACTGGCCCAATATCGGGCCGGCGAGGAGAAGGTGTTCACCTTTTTCGTGGGGCAGACCATGAAGGCCAGTCGCGGCAAGGCCAACCCCGCCAAGGTCAACGAGATTCTGAAGCGGCTCCTGGCGCCCTAG
- the mreD gene encoding rod shape-determining protein MreD, with the protein MDNPLTLKQRLLILASFVSAMMLAIIPLPDSVRLLRPDWVSLVLVYWCMAVPERIGVGSGWVVGLFLDALYGSLLGEQALAKALLAFLALHFTLRLRMFPRSQQALAVGTLIAISDLMVIMIKSLVHGTPPLWRDTAPMIANVIVWPVLFTILRELRRRAKIS; encoded by the coding sequence ATGGATAATCCCCTTACGCTGAAACAGCGCCTGCTCATATTGGCGAGCTTCGTGTCGGCGATGATGCTGGCGATCATCCCGCTGCCCGACTCCGTGCGACTGTTGCGGCCCGACTGGGTGTCTTTGGTGCTGGTCTACTGGTGTATGGCGGTGCCCGAACGCATAGGGGTCGGCAGCGGCTGGGTCGTGGGGCTCTTTCTGGATGCGCTCTACGGCTCCCTGCTCGGGGAACAGGCCCTCGCCAAGGCCTTACTGGCCTTTCTGGCGCTGCATTTCACGCTGCGGCTGCGCATGTTTCCGCGCTCCCAGCAGGCGCTCGCCGTGGGAACTTTGATTGCCATAAGCGACCTTATGGTTATCATGATAAAATCGCTGGTTCATGGTACGCCGCCGCTGTGGCGCGACACCGCGCCCATGATTGCCAACGTTATCGTGTGGCCGGTTTTGTTCACCATCCTCCGGGAGCTGCGCCGGCGCGCCAAGATCAGCTGA
- the mreC gene encoding rod shape-determining protein MreC codes for MGTFLGWSLKRPSNLAKLILFACASVALMVADAHHNRDVRAVRGTILRADHPLQELAALPFALIHDARRDLRLNSRLRQENARLRAREQRLEIKASRLAALRLEVRHLTALLHGSAIPGYRAGLARILDVGSGPFKQHLTLNEGRNDHVFVGQAVIDAHGIVGQVVSVNQDTSEVMLITDPDSGVPVISERNGLRAIVFGTGSLHRVKIPYLTVTADIRPGDVFVSSGLGGIYPPGYPVARVTKVTSNPNLAFLNIRAVPLARLTYHTHVLLLWPRAQAGARGTHHG; via the coding sequence ATGGGCACATTTCTAGGCTGGTCTCTCAAGCGGCCGTCCAATCTCGCCAAGCTGATCCTGTTCGCCTGCGCGTCCGTGGCCCTGATGGTGGCGGATGCCCACCATAACCGGGACGTGCGCGCGGTGCGTGGGACCATCCTGCGCGCCGACCACCCCCTTCAGGAGCTCGCGGCGCTCCCCTTCGCGCTGATACACGATGCCCGCCGGGATCTGCGTCTCAATAGCCGCCTGCGCCAGGAAAACGCCCGTCTCAGGGCCCGCGAGCAACGCCTGGAGATCAAGGCGTCCCGGCTCGCCGCCCTGCGCCTTGAGGTCAGGCACCTGACCGCCCTGCTCCACGGGTCCGCGATCCCCGGCTACCGCGCGGGTCTCGCGCGCATCCTGGATGTGGGTTCGGGCCCCTTCAAACAGCACCTGACCTTGAACGAGGGCAGGAATGACCACGTATTCGTCGGGCAGGCCGTCATCGACGCGCACGGCATAGTGGGACAGGTGGTATCGGTGAACCAGGATACGAGCGAGGTGATGCTGATCACAGACCCCGACAGCGGGGTACCGGTGATCTCCGAGCGCAACGGCCTGCGCGCCATCGTTTTTGGGACCGGATCGCTCCACCGCGTGAAGATCCCTTACCTGACGGTGACCGCCGATATCCGTCCCGGCGACGTTTTTGTGAGCTCGGGGCTCGGAGGAATCTACCCGCCAGGCTATCCGGTGGCACGCGTCACGAAGGTCACGAGCAACCCCAATCTCGCCTTCCTGAACATCCGCGCCGTGCCGCTTGCGCGCCTCACTTATCACACGCACGTGTTGCTGCTATGGCCGCGCGCACAAGCCGGGGCGCGGGGCACGCATCATGGATAA